The Thioflexithrix psekupsensis genomic interval TTTTTCGTTTGTAACTTATTGATTTTCAATATAGAATACTGAAAAATGAGGTTCTTTTACAGCCTCAGCATGTGAGAACGAGATAAATATCTTAATTAAAGATATACCAAAATTATGTGAGATATAAAAACAAATTAAGTTCTAATATCTAGCTAGATATTAGGTATAAGATACTGTTTAATTTTATTAAACTTAAACACTTTACCTGACAAAAAGGTCTCAAACATACTAGTGACTTCTTTAAAGCTTGATAGACGATGAAAATTCTTTCTGACCCAATTCTTACCTTGAAGCCAAATATCCTCGACTGGATTTTGCTCTGGGGCATTGGGCGCAAATCTTAATAAACGAACTTTCCATTCTGATTCTGGAAGTCCCCCATTTAATTTCTCTAAATAAGTTCTTAAACCTTCAGAACGATGATAACTTGCACCATCCCAAATAATCACATGACGGGCTTCTTTATATCTGTAAATGAGCCAGTTAATAAAGTCTATCGTATATTTTGTATCAGCTTTCTTTGCCCTATCTAAAATAAATTCTCCCGTATAAATATTCACCGCTCCATACCACGTTTGAGAAGTGCGATAATTACTCATCTTTATTGACGTTCTTTCTCCTTTTTTCGACCAAACATAACCACAAATATCTCCCCACAACTGATGGCTTTCGTCTTGCATCCAGTACATTACCTCTCCACTTTCTATCTGTTCACGCTCCTTATCTATTAAATCCTTAATCTCTTTTTTTTTAGCTTCTACTTTTACCTCATCTTTTGCCGAATTCTCTTTGTGTGTCTTCTTATAACTTAAATTCGCTTCTTCTAATAATTTAGTATAAGAAGTATTTGAAGAATAGAAAACATCATACTCCTCTTTTAAGTATCTCTTTAGTTCCTCTATTGTTATTGTCTTCTTTTCTTGTATCCAATTAATCACATCTTCTCGTTCACGCGGCTTTAAATACCCTGGTGAGCCTTTATACGCTAACTTTAATCCTTCAACCCCTGACGCTAAATAAATGGCTTTCCATTTATCCACAAATTGCACACTGACACAATACGCTAAAGCCGCTTCCGCACGCACAAAACCAAGCAAAGACATTCTTACTGCCATCGCTCGCTTCACTTCTCTCGCCTCACCTGTTGACATTAACTCTTCTAAATCTTCATATCTTTTGTTCATTATTCTCTCCTATTTGAAAAGTATTATTATACGACTCTGAAAAAATTGGTATAGAATTCATAAAGCCTTTATTTTGTCTGCATCAAAATTTTTAGAATTTTCAGAATTGGAACGAATCAATTTCATTAATTCTTTCATTCTGAACATTCTGATTGTGACAAAAATTTTATGAATGATTGAATGACTGACTCCTAATCCACTGGTGATCTTGTCATTGCTTGGAAATTATAGAAGGGTAAACTGTTAAACGTAAAACTGGCAGTAATAGGCTCTAATGAATGGAAATGCTATGGCGGGCGCATTGACCGTTAAAACAAAACACAAACCAGCCTCACAAATTTAACACATTATAATCAATGAGTTAATTTCAGTATGGACTCTCAACTTCTGCTTTGTCCGCGCAAACAAGTAACATGTTTTTTCAGTGAGGAAACTTGAGTATGTTAAAACAATTGCTCGCCATATTCGCATTGGCTTTGAGTGTCCCTGCACTGGCACTGGATGCCGCCAAAGAATACGAAATAAAAGCCGCGTTTTTGTTCAATCTCAGTTCTTTTATCACCTGGCCAGCGCATCATTTCACCGGAGAAAACC includes:
- a CDS encoding IS630 family transposase → MNKRYEDLEELMSTGEAREVKRAMAVRMSLLGFVRAEAALAYCVSVQFVDKWKAIYLASGVEGLKLAYKGSPGYLKPREREDVINWIQEKKTITIEELKRYLKEEYDVFYSSNTSYTKLLEEANLSYKKTHKENSAKDEVKVEAKKKEIKDLIDKEREQIESGEVMYWMQDESHQLWGDICGYVWSKKGERTSIKMSNYRTSQTWYGAVNIYTGEFILDRAKKADTKYTIDFINWLIYRYKEARHVIIWDGASYHRSEGLRTYLEKLNGGLPESEWKVRLLRFAPNAPEQNPVEDIWLQGKNWVRKNFHRLSSFKEVTSMFETFLSGKVFKFNKIKQYLIPNI